One window of the Acaryochloris sp. CCMEE 5410 genome contains the following:
- a CDS encoding response regulator, with amino-acid sequence MTKLAILCVDDEVIILNSLLRQLQTAFDDHYIYETAENASEALELIEELQEENTDLLVIVSDWLMPGAKGDEFLIQVHQKFPGVVKILLTGQADEAAVERAQSQANLFNCLRKPWNESDLIQCIQSALGTV; translated from the coding sequence ATGACCAAACTGGCCATTCTTTGTGTTGATGATGAAGTCATTATTCTCAATAGTCTTCTACGACAGTTGCAAACTGCGTTTGACGATCACTATATCTATGAAACGGCTGAAAATGCCAGCGAGGCATTGGAGCTGATTGAAGAACTGCAGGAAGAAAATACAGATCTGTTAGTGATTGTGTCGGATTGGCTTATGCCTGGGGCAAAAGGAGATGAATTTCTGATTCAAGTCCACCAGAAGTTCCCAGGAGTCGTCAAGATTTTGCTGACGGGCCAAGCTGATGAAGCAGCGGTAGAACGAGCGCAGTCCCAAGCCAATCTGTTTAATTGTTTACGCAAACCCTGGAATGAAAGTGATCTGATCCAATGTATTCAATCAGCCTTAGGAACAGTGTAA
- a CDS encoding hybrid sensor histidine kinase/response regulator, translated as MPKPIIVCVDDEIAVLDSLRRELSEVFEDTCEIETAMGGKDAMALVHDLIADECDLSVIIADYLMPDIKGDAVLQQVHQLSPQTLTIMLTGQANVDGISNAINTAQLYHYIAKPWQPEALQLTVREALNRYQLSKKIKDYQQTLERKVEERTQKLSETLHTLQTTQAELIQAEKMAALGQLVAGVAHEINTPVGNALLAASVLNNETSSLTQAFEQGALKRSALVGYLQTAQESSDLILQNLHGAAALIQNFKQVAVDQTSHEQREFQIIPYIESVLTNLEPKLKQTRHTVTVSGDAALKTTSYPGALSQVVTNFVMNSLMHAYQPGEAGQLKFEVTQQQDRIILEYADDGCGIPAEHQPKIYEPFFTTGRDRGGSGLGLHIVHNLVTQSLGGTVSCQSEVSVGTQFMLQLPLTLRKGEAHARG; from the coding sequence ATGCCTAAACCCATAATTGTTTGTGTGGATGATGAAATCGCAGTCCTAGATAGCCTCAGACGTGAGCTATCTGAAGTGTTTGAAGATACCTGCGAAATAGAAACTGCCATGGGAGGCAAGGATGCCATGGCCCTGGTCCATGACCTGATCGCAGATGAATGCGATTTATCGGTCATCATTGCTGATTATCTGATGCCGGATATCAAAGGAGACGCGGTCTTACAACAAGTCCATCAGCTCTCTCCCCAAACTTTAACCATCATGTTGACGGGGCAAGCGAATGTTGATGGTATTTCCAATGCCATCAATACGGCCCAGCTGTATCACTACATTGCCAAACCCTGGCAACCTGAAGCGTTACAGTTAACGGTGCGAGAGGCCCTCAATCGCTATCAGCTCTCTAAAAAAATTAAAGACTATCAACAAACCCTCGAACGTAAAGTTGAAGAGCGCACCCAGAAATTATCCGAAACATTGCATACCCTGCAAACCACCCAGGCAGAACTGATTCAGGCGGAAAAAATGGCTGCTCTAGGCCAGTTAGTGGCGGGCGTGGCCCATGAAATTAATACCCCGGTGGGCAATGCCCTGTTAGCTGCCTCGGTATTGAATAATGAAACCAGTTCTTTAACTCAAGCCTTTGAGCAAGGAGCGTTAAAACGATCGGCCTTAGTGGGCTATTTGCAGACTGCTCAAGAGAGTAGTGATCTGATCTTGCAAAATCTGCATGGGGCGGCGGCCCTCATTCAAAACTTCAAGCAAGTTGCGGTGGATCAAACCAGCCATGAGCAACGAGAGTTTCAGATCATCCCGTATATTGAGAGTGTATTGACCAATTTGGAACCGAAATTAAAACAGACTCGCCATACGGTTACGGTTTCAGGGGATGCTGCTCTAAAAACCACTAGTTATCCAGGAGCACTGTCACAAGTTGTGACTAACTTTGTCATGAATTCCCTTATGCATGCCTACCAACCTGGAGAGGCAGGGCAATTAAAATTTGAAGTGACTCAACAACAAGATCGGATTATTCTCGAATATGCCGATGATGGTTGTGGCATTCCTGCAGAACATCAGCCTAAGATTTATGAGCCTTTTTTTACCACGGGTCGAGATCGCGGCGGCAGTGGTTTAGGTCTGCATATTGTTCACAATCTGGTCACCCAGTCCCTTGGAGGAACCGTGTCTTGCCAGAGTGAGGTTTCCGTAGGAACCCAGTTTATGCTGCAGTTACCCTTGACCTTAAGGAAGGGGGAGGCTCATGCCCGAGGATAA